The following are encoded together in the Sediminitomix flava genome:
- a CDS encoding PP2C family protein-serine/threonine phosphatase translates to MNRLLRIGVDEIGDIYLKEKVYTSNIIAVISITLSVLYGIIGHFFFPAVVPIAVIGTLALLCVLALNHLRWFTLSRLICGLATPYLMYLFQAVLTSKEDALIGPMVAFGITFSFFPFFLFDFREKTKLIFISFLVLIPIVFQEDLIKAIEVEGIDNSLYRNPYFVRFSYLLSGLTLLSSICIFLYRKSIVDLKNTNLIRKTQEQHQEILSQNEELHQQTEELVAQQELVEERSTKLEHANKKLEEAMDQLKVKNQLISESIHAAQTIQEAILPNSTTCSNILGEYFIFNQPKDIVSGDFYWNYKIDNQIFLVVADCTGHGVPAAFMTLIGHTILDRIIKYQGIHEPNLILHHLHDEILRLLNQKDGSNKDGMDLSIVRYHKTEKGASIIFAGAKTTIFYTKSGKIQTLKGDRKAIGGFELQKEFQFTNHELELHSDEMFYLMSDGYADQHNHDRKKFGTAKLIEFLNEINSLEVSQQKGLLTSEMNTFQGSQEQRDDMLIIGVKV, encoded by the coding sequence ATGAACAGACTTCTTAGAATTGGGGTAGATGAGATAGGAGACATTTACCTTAAAGAAAAAGTATATACATCCAATATAATTGCAGTAATCAGTATTACACTTTCCGTTCTTTACGGTATAATCGGTCACTTCTTTTTCCCTGCTGTCGTTCCTATTGCTGTTATTGGAACATTAGCATTGTTATGTGTACTTGCTCTGAATCATCTAAGGTGGTTTACATTATCACGATTAATTTGTGGATTAGCCACTCCATATTTGATGTATTTATTTCAGGCGGTACTAACAAGTAAAGAAGATGCTCTTATTGGGCCTATGGTAGCTTTTGGTATCACCTTTTCATTTTTCCCATTTTTCCTTTTTGACTTCAGAGAAAAAACTAAACTGATCTTTATTTCATTTTTAGTCCTCATCCCTATTGTTTTTCAGGAAGACTTAATCAAAGCTATCGAAGTTGAAGGCATTGACAATAGTTTATATAGGAATCCTTATTTTGTTAGATTTTCCTATCTGTTATCAGGATTAACATTACTCTCATCCATTTGTATTTTTCTATACAGAAAATCTATAGTGGATTTAAAGAATACCAATCTTATTAGAAAAACCCAAGAGCAACATCAAGAGATATTATCTCAGAATGAAGAGTTGCATCAGCAAACAGAAGAACTTGTAGCCCAACAAGAATTAGTAGAGGAAAGAAGTACAAAGCTTGAACATGCAAATAAAAAATTAGAAGAAGCTATGGATCAATTGAAAGTAAAAAATCAATTGATTTCAGAAAGTATTCATGCAGCTCAGACTATACAAGAAGCGATACTTCCTAATTCAACTACTTGTAGTAATATACTCGGCGAATATTTTATATTTAACCAACCTAAAGATATCGTATCTGGAGACTTCTATTGGAATTATAAAATAGACAATCAGATTTTTTTAGTAGTTGCAGATTGTACTGGACATGGAGTTCCTGCTGCATTTATGACATTAATCGGTCATACTATTCTTGATCGGATCATTAAATATCAAGGTATACACGAACCAAACCTTATTCTTCACCATTTGCATGATGAAATCTTGAGGCTACTTAATCAGAAAGATGGAAGCAATAAAGATGGTATGGATTTATCGATTGTAAGGTACCACAAAACAGAAAAAGGAGCTTCAATCATTTTTGCAGGAGCCAAGACGACAATCTTCTACACAAAATCTGGGAAAATTCAGACCTTAAAAGGAGATAGAAAAGCTATTGGAGGATTTGAACTTCAGAAAGAATTCCAGTTTACAAATCACGAACTAGAGCTTCACTCCGATGAAATGTTCTATTTAATGTCTGATGGTTACGCTGATCAGCACAACCATGATCGTAAGAAATTTGGTACAGCTAAACTGATAGAATTTCTAAATGAAATTAATTCGCTCGAAGTAAGTCAGCAAAAAGGCCTCTTAACTTCTGAAATGAATACTTTCCAAGGTTCTCAAGAACAACGAGACGATATGCTCATTATAGGAGTGAAAGTTTAG
- a CDS encoding tetratricopeptide repeat protein, with product MVRLISILFILLFFSQYSNAQEFIIREGNRLFQEGYYEEAIENYLQAEELKFNDPSLNYQLALCYFYVENYSDAIRFSNKVIEFPGAKTLEAYIIKAKALDIQGKRNKSIALLEEASELSDNHYAILYNLGELYFQEKQYEDTERVLLEALEKKPAHIQSHLILGKTQEQLEHTSTKLLAYYFYILLDPTSEEGDKIIEHLHQVLFGEVEIKVAQVDDLILNANTKIEFAGSDLAIQANAKTFKSDLGNASEMEIFIASTDAFFKTLGEIRKQNTGIWWSLYVDFFSRLANEGHTETFCHYIHQMHSDASHDWVSSEFQKVQNMVQWMNSYQERYYQYEDEQ from the coding sequence ATGGTACGTTTAATATCTATTTTATTTATTCTCCTATTTTTTTCACAATACTCAAACGCTCAAGAATTTATTATTAGAGAGGGTAATAGACTTTTTCAAGAAGGATATTACGAAGAAGCCATAGAAAACTATTTGCAGGCAGAAGAATTAAAATTTAACGACCCTTCTCTCAACTATCAATTAGCCCTTTGTTATTTCTATGTTGAAAATTACTCCGATGCTATAAGATTCAGCAACAAAGTCATTGAATTCCCAGGTGCAAAAACTTTAGAAGCATATATCATAAAAGCTAAAGCTTTAGATATTCAAGGGAAAAGGAATAAATCTATCGCATTACTAGAAGAAGCTTCTGAACTTTCAGATAATCACTATGCTATCTTATATAATTTAGGTGAGCTATATTTTCAAGAAAAACAATATGAAGATACTGAAAGAGTATTATTAGAGGCATTAGAAAAAAAACCTGCTCACATACAGTCGCATCTCATTTTAGGAAAAACACAAGAGCAATTAGAACACACTAGCACAAAACTTCTTGCTTATTACTTTTACATTCTTTTGGACCCAACGTCTGAAGAAGGTGATAAAATAATAGAGCATTTACATCAAGTACTTTTTGGTGAAGTTGAAATTAAAGTGGCTCAAGTCGATGATCTAATCTTAAACGCAAATACAAAAATAGAATTTGCAGGCTCTGATCTAGCTATTCAGGCTAATGCAAAAACATTCAAATCTGATTTAGGTAATGCTTCTGAAATGGAAATTTTTATAGCCAGTACAGATGCTTTCTTCAAAACCCTAGGAGAAATCAGAAAGCAAAATACAGGTATTTGGTGGTCTCTTTATGTCGATTTTTTCTCCCGACTAGCAAACGAAGGACATACCGAAACATTCTGTCATTACATTCATCAAATGCATTCCGATGCTTCGCATGATTGGGTATCATCTGAATTCCAGAAAGTACAAAACATGGTACAGTGGATGAACTCTTATCAAGAGCGTTACTACCAATATGAAGATGAGCAGTAA
- a CDS encoding S46 family peptidase has translation MLKRLLVAFLAITTSMSAFAASSKSAEAIDEGMWLLMFIDRLNYDDMKDKGLKLTPEEIYSVNNASLKDAIVSFGGFCTAEVISSKGLLLTNHHCGYDAIQGVSTVENDYLTNGFWAKSHDEEFPIEGLHVNFLVEMGDVSEQVLGATTDEMSPEERAEKVGEAIAAAKKGLTEKFGEGYEISIKPFFDNNAYYYFVYQKFNDIRLVGTPPESIGKYGGDTDNWMWPRHTGDFSMFRIYSDKDGKPAQFAKENVPYQPKHHLPISLNGVKKNDYAMVLGYPGSTDRYLSSFGVAQGIEVFNPTFVDLRDVRLKSWKRFMDADPKVRLQYASKYASTANYWKYFIGQTKGLKRLNVLEKKQAEEAEFMNWVNASEDRKKLYANALSLIEEGYNAQEEAVKANLYFSQGLWAIETVKFAYQATAALEKMDEKEAIASLEESGKGFYKDFDKENDKALALVMLNKVYKDLKGSKYEAQFLSSIKTDSTDFPAYIDSLYATSIFSSEASFNNFLANYDKEALNADPVVELKNNVLGWYLSVVRPAMAGPNAKIAEGNRLYTKGRLEMNGGMSGQNTYYPNANFTMRLTYGQVLDYFPGDAMFYSYYTTDKGILQKEDPTNPEFILRPEMKKALVEKNFGKYADQNGDLRVCFITNNDITGGNSGSPVINGNGELIGLAFDGNWEAMSGDIAFEPELQRCINVDIRYVLFIIDQVYGAKNIIEELTFAKEKAPKGKPFEALMPTKY, from the coding sequence ATGTTGAAACGATTACTAGTGGCATTCCTTGCCATTACAACCAGTATGAGCGCCTTTGCAGCTAGCAGCAAAAGTGCTGAAGCTATTGACGAAGGTATGTGGCTTCTTATGTTCATTGATCGTCTGAACTACGACGACATGAAAGACAAAGGATTAAAACTAACTCCAGAAGAAATTTACTCTGTAAATAATGCTTCTCTAAAAGATGCTATTGTTTCTTTCGGCGGTTTCTGTACTGCAGAAGTAATTTCAAGCAAAGGTCTTTTACTTACTAACCACCACTGTGGATACGATGCAATCCAAGGCGTAAGTACTGTTGAAAATGACTACTTAACAAACGGTTTTTGGGCTAAGTCTCATGACGAAGAATTCCCAATCGAAGGACTTCACGTAAACTTCCTAGTAGAAATGGGTGATGTTTCTGAGCAAGTGCTTGGAGCTACTACAGACGAAATGTCTCCAGAAGAGCGTGCTGAGAAAGTTGGCGAAGCAATTGCTGCAGCTAAAAAAGGATTGACTGAAAAGTTTGGTGAAGGATACGAAATCTCAATCAAGCCTTTCTTCGACAATAACGCATACTACTACTTCGTATATCAAAAATTCAACGATATCCGTTTGGTAGGTACACCTCCAGAATCAATTGGTAAATACGGTGGAGATACTGACAACTGGATGTGGCCAAGACACACTGGTGACTTCTCTATGTTCCGTATCTACTCAGACAAAGATGGTAAACCAGCTCAGTTTGCAAAAGAGAACGTTCCTTACCAACCAAAACACCACTTGCCAATCTCATTGAATGGTGTGAAGAAGAATGACTACGCAATGGTATTGGGTTACCCAGGTTCTACTGACCGTTACCTTTCTTCATTTGGTGTAGCTCAAGGTATCGAAGTATTCAACCCTACTTTCGTAGACCTACGTGATGTTCGTTTGAAATCTTGGAAGCGTTTCATGGATGCTGATCCTAAAGTTCGCCTTCAGTATGCTTCTAAATATGCGAGTACTGCAAACTACTGGAAGTACTTTATCGGACAAACTAAAGGTTTGAAACGCCTAAACGTTTTAGAGAAAAAACAAGCGGAAGAAGCTGAATTCATGAATTGGGTAAATGCTTCTGAAGACCGTAAGAAATTATATGCAAATGCACTTAGCCTTATCGAAGAAGGTTACAACGCACAAGAAGAAGCTGTAAAAGCAAATCTTTACTTCTCACAAGGTCTTTGGGCTATCGAGACTGTAAAGTTTGCATACCAAGCGACAGCTGCTCTTGAAAAAATGGATGAAAAAGAAGCTATTGCTTCTCTAGAAGAAAGCGGTAAAGGGTTCTACAAAGATTTCGATAAAGAAAACGACAAAGCACTTGCTTTAGTGATGTTGAACAAAGTATACAAAGACCTTAAAGGTTCTAAATACGAAGCTCAATTCTTGAGCAGTATCAAAACTGATAGCACTGATTTCCCTGCCTATATAGATAGCTTGTATGCTACTTCAATCTTCTCTTCAGAGGCTAGCTTCAACAACTTCTTGGCTAACTATGACAAAGAAGCCTTGAACGCTGACCCTGTAGTTGAGTTGAAAAACAATGTATTGGGCTGGTACCTAAGCGTAGTTCGTCCTGCAATGGCTGGACCAAATGCTAAAATTGCTGAAGGTAACCGTCTTTACACAAAAGGTCGCTTGGAAATGAATGGTGGAATGAGTGGTCAAAACACTTACTACCCGAACGCCAACTTCACAATGCGTCTGACTTACGGTCAAGTATTGGATTACTTCCCTGGCGATGCTATGTTCTACAGCTACTACACAACTGATAAAGGTATCCTTCAAAAAGAAGACCCTACAAATCCTGAGTTTATCTTGAGACCAGAAATGAAAAAAGCCTTGGTTGAGAAAAACTTCGGAAAATATGCGGATCAAAACGGAGACCTTCGTGTATGTTTCATCACAAACAACGATATCACAGGTGGTAACTCAGGTTCTCCTGTAATCAACGGAAACGGTGAATTGATCGGTCTTGCTTTCGATGGTAACTGGGAAGCAATGAGTGGTGATATCGCTTTCGAACCAGAATTACAACGTTGTATCAATGTTGATATTCGTTACGTATTGTTCATCATTGACCAAGTATACGGAGCGAAAAACATCATTGAAGAATTGACTTTTGCTAAGGAAAAAGCTCCTAAAGGAAAGCCATTCGAAGCACTGATGCCTACAAAATACTAA
- a CDS encoding polysaccharide deacetylase family protein produces the protein MKNFLIFFLTIISLSSSCHKVEKKAGIWLSFDDQSIDQWYDLKTLLDSNSVKATFFISYPHYLTPQKIQKLKNLEKDGHEIGFHGYHHELSEYYIKEHGYLDYIEKEINQGLKIMQSHGFQCTSFAYPFGAKYWFTDFILSQKFEFTRGVTSLNQEKDLSKMEDIYYKFDNDRSLSAISFDNNSGVSLQMLDIALQRALTQNEVLMLYAHKPTNTDQKSYTFNTTTLKYIIDKANTYQLMFYTTKDFDK, from the coding sequence ATGAAGAACTTTCTAATATTCTTTCTTACAATCATCTCTTTAAGCTCAAGTTGTCATAAAGTCGAAAAGAAAGCTGGTATTTGGCTTTCTTTTGATGATCAAAGTATAGATCAATGGTATGATTTAAAAACACTACTTGATAGCAATAGTGTTAAAGCAACTTTTTTCATTAGTTATCCACATTATTTAACTCCACAAAAAATTCAAAAACTAAAGAATTTAGAAAAAGATGGTCATGAAATAGGCTTCCATGGGTATCACCACGAACTTTCTGAATACTATATAAAAGAGCACGGATATCTCGATTATATCGAAAAAGAAATAAATCAAGGATTGAAAATTATGCAATCACATGGTTTTCAATGTACTTCTTTTGCCTATCCATTTGGTGCAAAATATTGGTTTACTGATTTTATCTTAAGTCAAAAATTCGAATTTACTCGTGGGGTTACTTCACTTAACCAAGAAAAAGACCTTTCAAAAATGGAAGACATTTATTACAAATTCGATAATGATCGTTCACTTTCTGCTATTAGTTTCGATAACAATTCTGGTGTAAGTCTTCAAATGCTTGATATAGCTCTCCAAAGAGCATTAACACAAAACGAAGTTCTTATGCTATACGCTCACAAACCCACAAATACAGATCAAAAATCTTATACCTTTAACACAACGACTTTAAAATACATCATTGATAAAGCCAATACATATCAACTTATGTTTTATACAACTAAAGATTTTGATAAATAA
- a CDS encoding ChaN family lipoprotein, whose protein sequence is MRNKSILLLSLLFSLSFPALAQKPAYTIFNAKGKKVSYKKMMKGLSDKELIFFGEYHNNPIAHWLQFEVTSELSKKRELILGAEMFEADNQDALDQYLAGKIDAKGLDSLARLWNNYKTDYAPLVNIAKKEKHPFIATNIPRRYARIVNYKDFEGLDSLNSEEKAWIAPLPIVFDSELPQYKNMLEMMGGHGSATMVKAQAIKDATMAHFILKNHKDGALFIHYNGAYHSDFYEGILWYVKQQKPEVNAATITTVSQKDLKKLEKEHLGRADFIICVDENMTTTY, encoded by the coding sequence ATGAGAAATAAATCAATTCTATTACTCTCGCTATTATTCAGCCTTAGTTTTCCTGCTTTAGCGCAAAAGCCTGCCTACACAATTTTCAATGCAAAAGGGAAAAAGGTTTCTTATAAGAAAATGATGAAAGGCTTATCTGATAAAGAATTAATCTTCTTCGGAGAGTACCATAACAATCCAATCGCACACTGGCTACAATTTGAAGTAACCTCTGAGCTGAGTAAAAAAAGAGAATTGATTTTGGGAGCTGAGATGTTTGAAGCTGACAATCAAGACGCATTAGATCAATATTTAGCAGGAAAAATTGACGCAAAAGGGCTTGATTCTTTGGCTAGGTTATGGAATAATTACAAGACTGATTATGCTCCTCTAGTCAATATTGCAAAGAAAGAAAAACATCCATTCATTGCCACTAACATTCCAAGAAGATATGCTCGCATTGTAAATTACAAAGACTTCGAAGGCTTGGATAGCTTAAATTCTGAGGAAAAAGCATGGATTGCACCACTACCAATTGTTTTTGACAGCGAACTGCCACAATACAAAAATATGCTAGAAATGATGGGCGGGCATGGCTCTGCTACAATGGTAAAGGCACAAGCCATCAAAGATGCTACTATGGCTCATTTCATTTTGAAAAATCATAAAGATGGTGCATTATTTATTCATTACAACGGAGCTTATCATTCTGACTTTTATGAAGGCATTCTTTGGTATGTAAAACAACAAAAGCCAGAAGTCAATGCAGCAACTATCACTACGGTTTCTCAAAAAGACTTGAAAAAGCTAGAAAAAGAACATTTAGGCAGAGCTGACTTTATTATTTGTGTAGATGAAAATATGACAACTACTTATTAA
- a CDS encoding ATP-dependent DNA helicase: MTNNISFSKEAENIIELIQNTDENLFVTGKAGTGKSTLLEYIAKQDHSIIVLAPTGIAAINVKGETIHSFFRLKPGYELDEAKHVTINDRIRARYTKIHTVIIDEISMVRADLLDAIDIFLQRTRRSTKPFGGVRMIFFGDLFQLPPVLLNQQKEEFLRKYKSPYFFSAHTFIQRDLFSEAFKLRKCELRTIYRQKDPVFTNLLNSVRENRLENSQLQLLNQQVRVSPTTDNQFQINLVSTNAIAKSINLDNLKLIKSEEKTFTANHTGNIENLQPNDPEVILKVGAQVMFLNNDPNKRWVNGTVGKITAFGEGIDEETNQPYPYVAVELEDGHTVKAAPFTWEISKYSFKAGNFEREQIGTYTQIPLKLAWAITIHKSQGKTFNKVKINLGRGSFAHGQTYVALSRCRTLENIALSHPIKQSDIIVDQDVLNFINS; encoded by the coding sequence ATGACGAACAACATTAGTTTTTCGAAAGAAGCTGAGAATATCATTGAGCTAATTCAAAATACAGATGAAAACTTATTTGTAACAGGGAAAGCAGGTACAGGTAAATCTACTCTACTAGAATATATAGCAAAGCAAGATCATAGTATTATCGTATTAGCTCCTACAGGAATTGCAGCCATCAATGTAAAAGGAGAAACTATACATTCGTTTTTCAGACTTAAGCCAGGTTACGAACTTGACGAAGCAAAGCATGTGACCATCAATGACCGCATAAGAGCTAGATATACCAAAATTCATACGGTTATCATTGATGAAATCTCTATGGTAAGAGCTGATTTACTTGACGCCATTGACATCTTTCTTCAACGAACTAGAAGAAGCACAAAACCATTTGGTGGGGTTCGCATGATCTTCTTTGGTGATTTATTCCAACTTCCACCTGTTCTACTTAATCAGCAGAAAGAAGAATTTTTAAGAAAATACAAGTCACCTTACTTCTTCTCTGCTCATACATTTATACAAAGAGACTTATTTTCTGAAGCTTTCAAACTCCGTAAATGTGAATTGAGAACAATTTACAGACAAAAAGACCCTGTCTTTACAAATCTACTGAATAGTGTTAGGGAAAATAGACTTGAAAATTCTCAACTTCAATTACTCAATCAGCAAGTACGAGTTAGTCCAACAACAGACAATCAATTCCAAATTAACTTGGTTTCTACAAATGCCATTGCCAAGAGTATAAACTTAGATAATCTTAAACTGATCAAGTCGGAAGAGAAAACCTTTACGGCTAATCACACAGGAAATATCGAGAACTTACAACCAAATGATCCTGAAGTCATTTTAAAAGTAGGAGCACAAGTCATGTTTCTAAATAATGACCCAAATAAAAGATGGGTGAATGGTACTGTAGGAAAAATCACTGCTTTTGGAGAAGGAATTGATGAAGAAACCAATCAACCTTATCCTTATGTAGCGGTAGAATTAGAAGATGGTCATACTGTAAAAGCAGCTCCATTTACATGGGAAATTTCCAAATACAGTTTTAAAGCTGGTAATTTTGAGCGAGAACAGATCGGAACCTATACACAAATACCTCTAAAGCTAGCATGGGCAATTACGATTCATAAAAGCCAAGGGAAAACTTTTAATAAGGTTAAGATAAACCTAGGAAGAGGTAGTTTCGCACACGGGCAAACCTATGTTGCTTTAAGTCGTTGTCGAACACTAGAAAATATAGCTCTCAGTCACCCAATAAAGCAATCAGATATTATTGTTGATCAAGACGTTCTTAACTTTATCAATTCATAA
- a CDS encoding DUF1573 domain-containing protein, which translates to MKKIITFLSIFISLSLFTQVFAQEQEASKGPKIYAMPSTHDFGDIYQGDKVSHTFEIENQGTAPLLLSNVKTTCGCTAPEWPKEAIKPGEKANIKVTFNSRGKSGYQNKTITVMSNATESMYRLKIFANVLPPKKDGE; encoded by the coding sequence ATGAAAAAAATAATAACATTCCTATCCATTTTTATCTCTTTAAGCCTATTTACTCAGGTTTTTGCACAAGAGCAGGAAGCTTCAAAAGGTCCGAAAATTTATGCAATGCCGTCAACTCATGACTTTGGTGATATCTACCAAGGAGATAAGGTTTCGCATACTTTTGAGATCGAAAATCAAGGTACAGCACCTTTACTTTTGTCAAATGTGAAAACGACATGTGGTTGTACGGCTCCAGAGTGGCCAAAAGAGGCTATTAAACCAGGAGAGAAAGCAAATATTAAAGTGACTTTTAATTCTAGAGGAAAGAGTGGTTATCAGAATAAGACTATTACAGTAATGTCAAATGCGACAGAATCGATGTATCGACTGAAGATTTTTGCAAATGTATTACCTCCTAAAAAAGATGGAGAGTAA
- a CDS encoding M14 family zinc carboxypeptidase translates to MRYPTICLLIFLQLLVFSSKAQEVISPSEFLGYPLGSQFSFHHRVIDYFNEVANNSTRVQLEYYGKSIEGRPLVAAIISSEENLKNIDKIRANHLKTKKSKSDNSQNSDLPIVWLNYNIHGNEASCTETAMEVLYHLASLKAPIQDHWLDNMIVIIDPCANPDGRERYTNGFKQKLGQTANPNADSWEHQEEWPSARFNHYLFDLNRDWLWQTQIESQQRIALFQKWRPHVHVDFHEMYYESPYFFGPAAEPIHEQVTGWQREFHYIVSENNQRYFDKNNWAYFSEDLFDLLYPSYGDTWPLFNGSIGFTYEQGGHGKAGLVIKKNNGELLTLKQRITHHFTTSIATLEVVSQQKEKLLEEYTAYFEQKSEDVYKNYILKTNGQEDHVKALLKLLDKQEIEYHYASEQKKIKGFSYAFQEDFPYDLQKGDVVVPVKQTLGKLVTVLFEPQTVLTDSMTYDLTAWALPFVYGIEAYATKENIKTNSDTPFHKVKPSDIKDSEAYLLPWQSIEDASFLQELFKYQLKVRYVDQAFVTKNNRRVDNGTLIFLKEDNLQQADKFYSLLKYHAAKRGRQLIHITKKDMPKKKFPLVQKPNPLIIINDKIQATALGEVWHFMEQTLGVTPTIIQEKQLSILDSHKYSCIILVNGLYDTATIEKCLRLIRQDGKKVIALQKAMQQFAEVKETALAKSIRDVSSENSITKVQVFYQNRSSISENVAGSIFAAQIDSDQPVGYGYTRPLYLLKKSNDIYPLLNGADNVASFGNYPYMSGFAGHLFKDRIRNTLSIGSEKLGKGKLIYFVDSPIFRACWYGGMLSFANAIYFE, encoded by the coding sequence ATGAGGTATCCTACTATTTGTCTTCTTATTTTTCTACAACTCCTTGTCTTCTCTTCCAAGGCTCAAGAGGTCATTTCGCCCTCTGAATTTTTGGGATATCCTCTAGGGAGTCAATTTTCATTCCATCATCGTGTCATAGATTACTTCAATGAAGTTGCGAATAACTCTACAAGAGTACAATTGGAATATTATGGGAAAAGCATTGAAGGAAGACCACTTGTTGCTGCGATTATTTCTTCAGAAGAGAATTTGAAGAACATTGATAAAATTCGAGCAAACCACTTAAAAACCAAGAAATCAAAATCGGATAACAGTCAAAATTCTGATCTGCCAATCGTTTGGCTAAACTACAACATACATGGCAATGAAGCTTCTTGTACTGAAACTGCCATGGAAGTACTTTACCATTTAGCCTCACTCAAAGCTCCCATACAAGATCATTGGCTAGATAACATGATCGTGATTATCGATCCTTGTGCCAATCCTGACGGGAGAGAAAGATATACCAATGGTTTTAAACAAAAGCTAGGTCAAACAGCCAATCCAAATGCAGATTCTTGGGAACATCAAGAAGAATGGCCTTCTGCCAGATTTAATCATTACCTCTTTGACTTGAACCGTGATTGGCTTTGGCAAACTCAAATAGAGTCTCAACAACGAATAGCTTTATTCCAAAAGTGGCGTCCGCACGTACATGTTGACTTTCACGAAATGTACTACGAATCTCCTTATTTCTTTGGCCCTGCCGCAGAACCTATTCATGAACAAGTTACTGGTTGGCAAAGGGAGTTTCATTATATAGTCAGTGAAAACAATCAGAGATATTTCGATAAAAACAATTGGGCATATTTTTCAGAAGACTTATTTGACCTTCTATATCCAAGCTATGGCGATACATGGCCTCTATTCAATGGCAGTATTGGCTTTACGTATGAGCAAGGCGGACACGGAAAAGCAGGATTGGTCATCAAGAAAAACAATGGAGAATTACTAACACTCAAACAACGTATTACACATCACTTTACCACAAGTATTGCAACTCTTGAAGTTGTAAGTCAACAAAAAGAAAAGCTATTAGAAGAATACACAGCATATTTTGAGCAAAAAAGTGAAGACGTTTACAAAAACTATATTCTCAAAACCAACGGTCAAGAAGACCATGTCAAAGCACTTTTGAAGCTTCTTGATAAGCAAGAAATTGAATATCACTATGCGAGTGAGCAGAAAAAAATAAAAGGCTTCAGCTACGCATTTCAAGAAGATTTCCCATATGATTTACAAAAGGGGGATGTTGTAGTTCCCGTAAAACAAACGTTAGGGAAATTGGTCACTGTCCTTTTTGAACCTCAGACAGTCCTCACTGACTCGATGACCTATGACCTAACAGCTTGGGCGCTTCCTTTTGTTTATGGAATAGAAGCTTATGCTACCAAAGAAAATATTAAAACCAATTCGGATACTCCTTTTCATAAGGTAAAACCTTCTGATATAAAAGACAGTGAAGCTTATCTTTTACCATGGCAAAGTATAGAGGACGCTTCTTTCCTACAGGAATTATTCAAGTATCAGCTTAAAGTAAGGTACGTCGATCAAGCCTTTGTGACAAAGAATAATAGACGAGTTGATAATGGTACATTAATCTTTCTAAAAGAGGACAACCTACAACAAGCAGATAAATTCTATTCCTTGCTTAAATATCATGCTGCAAAAAGAGGAAGACAACTAATTCATATCACTAAGAAAGATATGCCAAAGAAAAAATTTCCTCTAGTACAAAAGCCCAATCCACTCATTATTATAAATGATAAAATCCAAGCTACTGCACTAGGCGAAGTTTGGCACTTCATGGAACAAACTCTCGGAGTTACTCCGACTATTATTCAAGAAAAACAATTGAGTATTCTCGATAGCCATAAATATAGTTGTATAATTCTGGTCAACGGACTGTACGATACTGCTACCATAGAGAAATGCTTAAGGCTTATTCGTCAAGACGGAAAAAAAGTCATTGCCTTACAAAAAGCTATGCAACAATTTGCCGAAGTAAAGGAAACTGCACTGGCAAAATCGATCAGGGATGTTTCTTCTGAAAATAGCATTACCAAAGTTCAAGTGTTTTACCAAAACAGATCTTCGATCTCTGAAAATGTAGCAGGAAGTATCTTTGCTGCACAAATTGATTCTGATCAACCTGTGGGTTACGGATACACTCGTCCTTTGTACTTACTCAAAAAATCTAATGACATCTATCCATTATTAAATGGAGCAGACAATGTCGCATCTTTCGGAAATTACCCATACATGAGCGGGTTTGCAGGTCATCTATTCAAAGACCGTATTCGAAATACACTTAGCATTGGTTCAGAAAAACTCGGGAAAGGCAAGCTTATTTACTTTGTAGATTCTCCAATATTCAGAGCTTGTTGGTACGGAGGGATGCTCAGTTTTGCTAACGCAATCTATTTTGAATAG